A genomic region of Vitreimonas flagellata contains the following coding sequences:
- the aspS gene encoding aspartate--tRNA ligase, with amino-acid sequence MHAYRTHTCGALRPADAGRDVRLAGWVHRKRDHGGLLFIDLRDNYGLTQIVIAPSSPAFALAERLRAESVIRIDGKVVERTAETVNANLPTGGVEVQAAALEVLGAAEELPLPVFGEQEYPEDIRLKYRFLDLRREKLHKSILLRSQVIASLRRRMIDQGFTEFQTPILTASSPEGARDFLVPSRLHPGKFYALPQAPQQFKQLLMVAGFDKYFQIAPCFRDEDARADRSPGEFYQLDFEMSFVTQEDVFNAIGPVLAGVFEEFGNGKRVTPANEFPRIPYAEAISKYGSDKPDLRNPLILQDVSEHFRGGGFGVFARILEKPKTAVWAVPAPNGGSRAFCDKMNAWAQGEGQPGLGYIFWREGEEGGAGPIAKNIGVEKANAIREQLGLKVGDAAFFVAGEPASFYKFAGLARNKVADELNLADKDQFKFCWIVDFPMYEWSEEEKKIDFSHNPFSMPNFDHEKFLKLDVSDRDTIEKITAFQYDIVCNGVELSSGAIRNHKPEIMIKAFELAGYPQSVVEEKFGGMLNAFRFGAPPHGGSAPGVDRIVMLLAGVENIREVIVFPFNQQAQDLMMNAPGEVTPKQLKELHIRVVEPPKS; translated from the coding sequence ATGCACGCCTACCGTACCCACACTTGCGGCGCCCTTCGCCCGGCAGATGCCGGCAGGGACGTGCGCCTGGCTGGTTGGGTTCACCGCAAGCGCGACCACGGCGGGCTGCTCTTCATCGATTTGCGCGATAATTACGGGCTAACCCAGATCGTGATCGCGCCGTCGAGCCCGGCGTTTGCGCTGGCTGAACGGCTGCGCGCCGAGAGCGTCATCCGCATCGACGGCAAGGTGGTGGAGCGCACGGCGGAAACCGTGAACGCGAACCTGCCGACGGGCGGCGTTGAAGTGCAGGCGGCAGCACTTGAGGTGCTGGGCGCGGCGGAAGAGCTGCCGTTGCCGGTGTTCGGCGAACAAGAATATCCCGAAGACATCCGCCTCAAGTATCGCTTCCTCGATCTGCGCCGCGAGAAGCTGCACAAATCGATCCTGCTGCGCAGCCAAGTGATCGCGAGCCTGCGTCGCCGCATGATCGATCAGGGCTTCACCGAGTTTCAGACGCCGATCCTGACGGCGTCGTCGCCGGAAGGCGCGCGCGACTTCTTGGTGCCGTCGCGTCTGCATCCGGGCAAGTTCTACGCGCTGCCGCAGGCGCCGCAGCAATTCAAGCAGCTGCTCATGGTGGCGGGCTTCGATAAATATTTCCAAATCGCGCCGTGTTTCCGCGACGAGGACGCGCGCGCCGATCGTTCGCCTGGCGAATTCTATCAGCTCGATTTCGAGATGAGCTTCGTCACGCAGGAAGACGTGTTCAACGCCATCGGCCCGGTGCTGGCCGGCGTGTTCGAGGAATTCGGCAACGGCAAGCGCGTGACGCCGGCCAACGAATTTCCGCGTATCCCCTATGCCGAGGCGATCTCAAAGTACGGTTCGGACAAGCCGGACCTGCGCAACCCGCTGATCCTGCAAGACGTCAGCGAGCACTTCCGCGGCGGCGGCTTTGGCGTGTTCGCGCGCATTCTCGAAAAGCCCAAAACCGCGGTGTGGGCTGTGCCTGCGCCGAACGGCGGCTCGCGCGCGTTCTGCGATAAGATGAATGCGTGGGCGCAAGGCGAAGGCCAGCCGGGTCTGGGTTACATCTTCTGGCGCGAAGGCGAAGAAGGCGGCGCAGGACCGATCGCCAAGAACATTGGCGTCGAGAAGGCCAACGCCATTCGTGAGCAGCTTGGTTTGAAGGTGGGCGATGCCGCGTTCTTCGTCGCGGGCGAGCCGGCGAGTTTCTATAAATTCGCAGGCCTCGCGCGCAACAAAGTCGCCGACGAATTGAATCTGGCCGACAAGGACCAGTTCAAATTCTGCTGGATCGTCGATTTTCCGATGTACGAGTGGAGCGAGGAAGAGAAGAAGATCGACTTCTCGCACAACCCGTTCTCGATGCCGAATTTCGACCACGAGAAATTCTTGAAGCTCGATGTGAGCGATCGCGATACGATCGAGAAGATCACGGCGTTCCAATACGACATCGTCTGCAACGGTGTGGAGCTCTCATCGGGCGCGATCCGGAACCACAAGCCGGAAATCATGATCAAGGCGTTCGAACTCGCCGGCTATCCGCAGAGCGTGGTGGAAGAGAAGTTCGGCGGCATGCTAAACGCTTTCCGCTTTGGCGCGCCGCCGCACGGTGGCTCGGCGCCGGGCGTGGACCGTATCGTCATGCTGCTCGCGGGCGTCGAGAACATCCGGGAAGTGATCGTCTTCCCGTTCAATCAACAGGCTCAAG